The following coding sequences lie in one Pungitius pungitius chromosome 18, fPunPun2.1, whole genome shotgun sequence genomic window:
- the smad4a gene encoding mothers against decapentaplegic homolog 4a: protein MSITNTPTSNDACLSIVHSLMCHRQGGESESFAKRAIESLVKKLKEKKDELDSLITAITTNGAHPSKCVTIQRTLDGRLQVAGRKGFPHVVYARLWRWPDLHKNELKHVKYCQYAFDLKCDNVCVNPYHYERVVSPGIDLSGLTLSSSVPLLVKDEYDYDNQQSHSSSESHLQTIQHPPSRPSPHDSFINSALLPLSEGSGSASTSAFSTISAGPSNPNPSWSRNSSFSPAVPQHQNGHLQHHPPMPHTGHYWPVTNEIAFQPPISNHPAPEYWCSIAYFEMDVQVGETFKVPSTCPIVTVDGYVDPSGGDRFCLGQLSNVHRTENIERARLHIGKGMQLECKGEGDVWVRCLSDHAVFVQSYYLDREAGRAPGDAVHKIYPSAYIKVFDLRQCHRQMQQQAATAQAAAAAQAAAVAGNIPGPGSVGGIAPAISLSAAAGIGVDDLRRLCILRMSFVKGWGPDYPRQSIKETPCWIEIHLHRALQLLDEVLHTMPIADPQPLD, encoded by the exons ATGTcaatcacaaacacacccacaagTAATGACGCCTGTTTGAGCATTGTGCATAGCCTGATGTGCCACCGACAGGGAGGGGAGAGTGAAAGCTTTGCTAAACGGGCCATCGAGAGTCTGGTGAAGAAGCtcaaggagaagaaagatgagCTTGATTCCCTCATCACAGCCATCACTACAAATGGAGCTCATCCTAGCAAGTGTGTGACCATACAGAGAACTTTGGATGGACGCCTACAG GTGGCAGGGCGCAAAGGTTTTCCCCATGTTGTCTATGCCCGACTGTGGCGATGGCCTGATCTACACAAGAATGAGCTAAAACATGTGAAATATTGCCAGTATGCCTTTGACCTGAAATGTGACAATGTTTGTGTCAACCCATATCACTACGAGAGGGTCGTCTCTCCAGGCATTG ATTTATCAGGGCTGACGCTTTCAAGTTCAG TTCCCCTCCTGGTCAAGGATGAGTATGACTATGACAACCAGCAATCTCACTCGAGCTCTGAAAGCCACCTGCAGACCATCCAGCATCCCCCGTCAAGGCCCAGTCCACACGATTCCTTCATCAACTCCGCTCTCCTGCCCCTGTCGGAGGGCAGCGGTTCGGCCTCAACCTCCGCTTTCTCCACCATCAGCGCTGGACCCTCAA ATCCTAACCCCAGCTGGAGCAGAAACAGCAGCTTCTCCCCTGCAGTGCCACAACATCAAAACGGGCACCTCCAGCATCATCCCCCCATGCCTCACACAGGGCATTATT GGCCTGTTACCAACGAAATTGCGTTCCAGCCTCCAATATCCAATCACCCCG CTCCAGAATACTGGTGCTCCATTGCGTACTTCGAGATGGACGTCCAAGTTGGGGAGACCTTTAAGGTGCCGTCGACGTGTCCGATAGTGACCGTGGACGGCTACGTTGATCCTTCAGGAGGGGACCGCTTTTGCTTGGGTCAGCTGAGCAATGTCCACAGGACAGAGAACATAGAGCGGGCCAG GCTTCACATTGGCAAAGGCATGCAGTTGGAGTGCAAAGGGGAAGGAGATGTCTGGGTGCGCTGCTTGAGTGATCACGCAGTGTTTGTGCAGAGCTATTACCTGGATCGAGAGGCCGGACGTGCCCCTGGAGATGCAGTTCACAAGATCTACCCGAGCGCTTACATTAAG GTGTTTGACCTGCGGCAGTGCCACAggcagatgcagcagcaggcggcgacGGCCCAGGCGGCAGCTGCAGCccaggcggcggcggtggccgGAAACATCCCCGGGCCCGGCTCCGTGGGAGGCATCGCCCCGGCCATCA GTctgtctgctgctgcaggcATCGGGGTGGATGACCTGCGCAGGCTGTGCATCCTGCGGATGAGCTTCGTGAAAGGCTGGGGGCCCGACTACCCACGGCAAAGCATCAAGGAGACCCCCTGCTGGATCGAGATCCATTTACACcgggctctccagctactgGATGAAGTTCTTCACACCATGCCCATAGCTGACCCGCAACCCCTCGACTGA